Proteins encoded together in one Juglans regia cultivar Chandler chromosome 9, Walnut 2.0, whole genome shotgun sequence window:
- the LOC118349384 gene encoding probable protein phosphatase 2C 33 isoform X3, protein MGSCLSGDVASARALPYALAAAAAVTASTSASDVGSGNKSGNSRKKMRKDTSFDTKLEMWLHRVPERLFLNGSSEVASLFSKQGKKGINQDAMIVWEFQWRDSN, encoded by the exons ATGGGGTCGTGTCTCTCGGGGGACGTGGCCAGCGCCCGCGCACTCCCTTATGCTttggcagcagcagcagcagtgaCGGCGTCCACGTCTGCTTCGGATGTGGGCTCCGGCAACAAGAGCGGGAATtcaaggaagaagatgaggaaggaCACCTCCTTTGATACCAAGCTGGAGATGTGGCTGCATAGAGTTCCGGAGCGGTTGTTCTTGAATGGCTCCAGTGAGGTTGCATCGCTGTTTAGTAAGCAGGGCAAGAAGGGGATCAACCAAGATGCTATGATTGTTTGGGAG TTTCAATGGCGGGATTCTAACTGA
- the LOC118349384 gene encoding probable protein phosphatase 2C 33 isoform X2 — MGSCLSGDVASARALPYALAAAAAVTASTSASDVGSGNKSGNSRKKMRKDTSFDTKLEMWLHRVPERLFLNGSSEVASLFSKQGKKGINQDAMIVWEPVSMAGF, encoded by the exons ATGGGGTCGTGTCTCTCGGGGGACGTGGCCAGCGCCCGCGCACTCCCTTATGCTttggcagcagcagcagcagtgaCGGCGTCCACGTCTGCTTCGGATGTGGGCTCCGGCAACAAGAGCGGGAATtcaaggaagaagatgaggaaggaCACCTCCTTTGATACCAAGCTGGAGATGTGGCTGCATAGAGTTCCGGAGCGGTTGTTCTTGAATGGCTCCAGTGAGGTTGCATCGCTGTTTAGTAAGCAGGGCAAGAAGGGGATCAACCAAGATGCTATGATTGTTTGGGAG CCAGTTTCAATGGCGGGATTCTAA
- the LOC118349384 gene encoding probable protein phosphatase 2C 33 isoform X1: MGSCLSGDVASARALPYALAAAAAVTASTSASDVGSGNKSGNSRKKMRKDTSFDTKLEMWLHRVPERLFLNGSSEVASLFSKQGKKGINQDAMIVWEMILMIMTVEIGSKGFIG, encoded by the exons ATGGGGTCGTGTCTCTCGGGGGACGTGGCCAGCGCCCGCGCACTCCCTTATGCTttggcagcagcagcagcagtgaCGGCGTCCACGTCTGCTTCGGATGTGGGCTCCGGCAACAAGAGCGGGAATtcaaggaagaagatgaggaaggaCACCTCCTTTGATACCAAGCTGGAGATGTGGCTGCATAGAGTTCCGGAGCGGTTGTTCTTGAATGGCTCCAGTGAGGTTGCATCGCTGTTTAGTAAGCAGGGCAAGAAGGGGATCAACCAAGATGCTATGATTGTTTGGGAG atgattttgatgattaTGACAGTAGAAATAGGTAGCAAAGGCTTTATTGGTtaa